The Anopheles gambiae chromosome 2, idAnoGambNW_F1_1, whole genome shotgun sequence genomic sequence CTCGAGCAGGAGCTGAGCTGCATACAGCGTGGCATTACGCAGATGGAGCGCATTACGCCGAGCGAGGGCCCGGGGAAAAGTGTGCTCGACGACGATCCGTTTGGTGATTCGTTTGCCAATATTCCGCCGGtatgtatttttcattttaaaaaaaaaatgacgtcATATTAAACGCTTCTTCTCTCTGTTTTTAGTCATACAATTTGCTGCCTCCACCGGAGTCAAGCAAACGGCACCAGAAGCAAACGCATCGCTCGACGGAAAATCTACCCACGATGGAGTCGAGCCCGAATGTGTCCTCAACGCCACCACCCATGCCAGCGCCACCAATTCCTACCCAACCGAgtgctggtgctgccgctGGTGGCGGTGCAACGACTCTAACTGGATCGTCAAGCTCACAGCCGTCTGGCGgtaccagcaacagcaacaacaacaccagcaacagcaacaatccTCCACCGTCTCAGGGGGCTGCCGGTGGCAGTACGCTTACCAGCAGCAACTCGGTGCAGAACGATGATTGGTTAAATTCGCCGCCAAACACGTCACGCTTCGATCCGGAACCGGCACGCTATTCCGACGAACCAAAGAACCCGGAAGACACGGGCAAGGTGTGTAGAATTGCATCACGGCGATGTTACTTTACCTCTAATGCGTTTCTACGACGTTCTTTTCCTCCCCTTTTTCCAGACCCCTCAGACGTCTGCCGCTGCACAGCCATCGTCCTACACGGACGTGTTTACCGACCTGGACCCGCTGGGCACGGGCAAAATCAAGCCATACATCGACAAGAAGTTCTTCTTCCAGGAGCTGAAGAATCCGCCGAAGAAAGTGTTGAAAGATCTGTCCGGCAAGGAGAGCACCTTCAATGCGAACTTTGCGTCGGAGGACGGGCTGCTGCAGCAAAGCGTCGGCGGGTCGGCATCGTTGAATGCGAGCAATATTTCCACCCTTGCTAGTGGTAGTGGCGATCTGTTTAAGGCCAGCTTTGACGAGGCTCAATCCTCGCTGAAGAATGCCAACAGCAGCGCCGAAGCGGGCTCGAGTGGAGCGGGCGATGGAGGAGGGCAGGCAGGTGGTGGTGCCGGTACGGGCATGCCGCTCATAGAATCGCTGGTCGGTGGTGGATCCAGCGCGCCGGCCGATCCGTTCATGGAAGATGACGATTTCTCCAAGCTGCAGCTCGATCCGTTCGAGGTCCACTTTTCCCGCAATGCGTCACCGCGCAATGCGGGCGGGCAGCAGGAAGGTGGACGGCCGTCCGATTCGGAGGAACCATCGAACAACAAACCCACGACCGAAGCGAAAGACGGAACAGTGTACAACGGGCCGCTGCAGGTGAATCTGCCGCCCGAATCGTGGGCCAGCTACATCAGCCAGAAGCGCCTGGAGCGCCAATCGTCCGAAGCCAGCGCTGCTGCCCAAACGGGGCAAACGGGCGGCCCGAACGCGCACCGCAACCGACCGGCGGCGAGCAGCGTGTTCAAGCAGAACACCGTCGATGTGATCTCTAGTCTTAGCTCCAGCTCGAAAAAGATGAAACCGAACCTGTTCGGGCAGAAGTTTTCCAAGCGCGACTCGAACAGCATAAACATGCGCCGGCTGCAGGAGAGCGATTCGCTGAGCGAGACGGAAATGGCACCGGAGCCACCGCCCCGGCCCGATTCGGGCTCGCACATCGAACCGCCGCCGTTGCCTCCGAAGAAGCAGTTCGCCGACATCGTCATCCGGCCGTCGCCgcgatcgtcgtcgtcgtcctcgtcccaTGCGAACGCTGGTGGGGCCGGTTCGGGCAGTCTGTCCGGGCATGGACCCCGGGAGCGGTACGATTACGTTGGCAGCAAGTATGATAGCAGCCGGCCACCTTCGGGTGGCGATCGGGCGGGTTCGGATGCACCTCCACTGCCGCTACCGTCGCGCAAGGTGGGTCGCACTGCGGGCGAAACGGTTGGCCCAGGGCGTCCGCAGAAAAAGTGCACCGACGAGGACGACTATCTGGCACCGATCGGGAAGATCGATATTCCAAcgctgctgccaccgccgcAGAGGAAGGATGCGTCGAAAACGACGCGCACCACGCGCAAGCAGTCCGAGACGGATCCGCGCAATCTGGACGAACCGACGCCACCGCCGTCCTCGAAATCGCCCACCGGCAGCGGAGCGGGACACTTTGCCAAGGAGCTCGatcagcaccatcatcagcagcagcagcagtccgtTACGGCCTCGTCCTTCCTGCCCGACATTACGCTGAGTCAATTACTAACGCTCGGCATCGACGAGCTGGCGGCCAAGCTGAACGTGCCCGTGTCCAAGCTGAGCACGATGACGCTCGTCGAGCTGACCACCTACCTGTCGGAGTTCATCGAGAACAGCAAGTATCCGACGGCGCCGGCACCGGCCCCGCCACCTTCGGCCGCCCCGTCGTGGGccacgagcagcagcatcagccagGACAATACGGCCGGGCGGGACGGCAGTGTGAGCGAGTCGCCCGTGTTTAAGGTGAACTTTGACGACAGCAACGATGCGATGTTTGTGGCCAAGTTTGACGACAACTTCGGGGAGGATGAAAGGCCGGCACGGGGCCCCGATCGCACCAGTACATTTGTCGCCAACTTCGACCATCTCAATCTGCAGCCGACGGGTGGTAGTGGATCGCACCCGTCCTCGGCACCGGTTGTCGATAAGTATGCCGTGTTCCGGGAGATTATTGAGCAGGAAATTGGACCGGAAGGAGCGGGGTCAGTCGATGCTGCGCCCGAACAGGACCAGGAACAACGAACCGGACCGAACGATCGTTCCGATTCGCTCGATCTGCAGAAGGAAGTGGCGTCGGAAATGAACCGCCTGTCGCCCGCCTTCATGGGTGGTGAGACAGCGAATGTGGGCAGCTCCCCGCTGCCCATGCACAGCTTCGGTGGGTCTTCCGCCAGCCCGCTCACGACCGGACCGCCGCTCACGAAGATCGACACCAAAATCACGGAAGTCATCTCGCAGGCAAAGGATCGCTATGCGGCCCTGCGCGACATCATACTGGTGGAGGATCTGTTCGAAAAGCCGGCGGCACCGATGGCGCGCATGGAGTCGTCGTCGTTCGAGGACCGCGAGCTGGACGACGATGCCAAATTTGAGGCCAATTTTGACGACATGGAACCGGcggtggtgcagcagcagcagcaggagaacACCTCACCGGAGATTAACATTTCCGACGCGGACATGAATGAGGACGAAATGCAACAGCAGCGCCAGTTGGAAACGGGACAGGATGGGGGTGTGGCATTCCGCGGTGCCGTTACACCACGCGAGGATTTGGAAATCGACGAGTTGATGCAGAAAGCGGTCTCCAATCTGTCGCTGCACAGCAACGAACAGCTATCGCCCGCACCGACCGGTTCAGCCAGCACTCAGCTGGGCCAAGGGTTGAAGGGAAGTCCACTGCTGCAGCATAGCGCCACCTCGCCGTACCGACCGACCAACATGTCCACCTCGACGACGCTGCTGAACGATATGATTGGACCGAAAGCGAAATCGCCAACCACTAGCAGCACGATGGTCCAGTACGAAACGCTTTCCTTGGGACCGTCGGGCcgtagcggtggtggtggtttgagCGATATGAGCACCTCGCCCATACCGCCGTTGGGGCCGAAGTCGTCCTCTTCCTCCGGTACCGGGATGGCCAAGAGTCCGATCCTAAAGCCCTCGCCAATGTCTCGCAGAAGCGATGAGGGAGGTAGGGGCAAACCGACACCGGCCCCGCGGGGCCAATCGTCGAGCGATAAGCGCTCGTCCGGTTCGATGAGCGACGGTGACGGTGAATCTTCCCCAGAGGGAGACAACAATGAAGGTTAGTATTGTGTTTCTTGAATCCTTCGTAAAGATTCATCCACATCAATCTTTAGCGATGAGTGAGAGTCTCGAATCGAATTTCTAAAGTCTCATGAACCTTTGAAGATGAATGATTCTTTAATGAACATCTTGaacgattcatgaatctctaaagagtTGTGAGAttataaatgatttttaatctctaaaaaaatgaatttttagatattcatgaatctttgataAAGGTCTTTCATCTATCTGACGGGAAGTGAATGTGACGGGAATTGGGCTCTGTGGCACCCCATTTGGACACACTTATCGGAAAATCCTATTGGATTCCAAATGAACTTGTCCAAAAAGGATACCGTATATACCACTTTCAGTAAAAAAGACAcaacaaagtgtcccaaaattaCGAGAACTCATTGTAATTTTTAAATCCCAGATTTTAAGATTGCGTCACTTCACTTTCCTTTAGATTTATTCATTCTGATCAATGATTCATTCAGATTTTTGATTCTTTCAGTCTCCTAATTTATTCAGATTCTTGATTCATTCAAATTCATgattcatttcaatttataattcattcagtttcattattaaatcgaatttataattcattcagtttcattattcattcataaaaatgtttctttttgatTCATGATTCTTTGAGATACATGATTCATTATTCATTCGATTCTTGATTCATTTCGGTTCATGATTTATTCTGATTCGTTATTCATTcagattaattatttatttagttacatgattcattcagattcattcatattcaTTATTCATTCAGCTTCATGATTCACTTGGATTCATGACTTTAAACCTAAATTACCCTTCTCTAGTTAATCCTTGCTGAGGTGTATGGAAAGAGCGTTCCAGGTATTAACTAACGTgcttttttacactttacagAGGGCAAACTGTCCCGCATGACTCCTACCAATGCCAACGAATCGTGGGCCGTGTTCGATCAACCAGAACCGCCGCTCCACCATCCTTCCAAAAGGCAGGACATGCGCCCCGATACCGTACGAGGGGATAGTGGAAGAAGTACGTCATCTCCTACGTTGCTCCTTGTCAAGTACTAACGATTACGTTTTGTCCGCCTTTTTGCAGGAAGTGGCGATAAGAACGGTCCCGATTCACCCTGCTCCTCCGATCCGAAAGACGAATGGACGAAGGCGGACCTGCGCGACTATAACCGCCGGTGGCCCTCGAAAGGGCACACGTCCTCCTCGTCCCGGGACGTCAGCCCGTGGGACGAGGAAGGTCCGGACTATCGCAAACGCTCCTCGATGCACCCgtccggcggtggtggtgatccGTCGATGCGCCATCACCATCCGACGTCGGGCGAACGGTACCACCATCCCCGCATGCCGCCGCGTCGTATCAACTCGAACGATGAGGATTACGACGAGGAGCTGGTGAAGGAGCGCGGCCAGCAGCGGCGTCGCATGAAGAGTGGCGTCGGCTCTCGCAGCCGGGACAACTTTGAGGACGAGCACTGGTACCACGACCACCATGCCGGACCGACCTGGTCCTCCCCGACGGAGGACGAGGATGTGCGCGGTCCGCCCGGTGAGCGTGGGGAGCGCGGTTCGCGCTCGTTCGATCGGAACGCGTACGAGCGCAGCACGTACGGGCCACCGTACGAGAAGCGGGAGCCGAAAAGCTTGCCGCCCGCGTACGATCGGCGCGAGTACGGCAAGGGCTACGACAAGCGGAAGTACTACCGCGAGCGGGAGCCGTCGCGCGGTGGCAGCGGCGGTCGCTACGATTACGACCCGTACGGGGGCGACGGGGGGTACGGTGGCAGACGAGGGGCCGATTACGACGAGGGCGTGGTGTACGAGCGGCCGAGCCGGGATTCGCGCGCCGCCCGGGAATACTTTTACGAGCGCGAGCGCAAAAGCTTCGACCGGGAAAGCAACGAATCGTACGATAGTCGGGAGCGGCAGCGCAGCTTCGGGAGCGGGGACATCTACGGCAGCCTGGATAGTCGGGCGGAGTATCGCGAGCGGGACCGGTACCTGTCGCTGGACAAGAGCCGGTCGCTGAGGCGCGGCATGCGCAATGCCGGCAGTGCGCGGCTGGACCAGGAGCTGGACCAGGACTCGGAGGGGGATCTGATCGGTGGCATGATGGGTGGCAGTGGCCGGTCCGGCGGTGGGCTGCGTGATGCCGGTGGTAATAGTTTGCATCGCTCTAGTCAAAACATAGGccgcggcggtggcggcggcggttcgaagcagcagcagcagcagcaaatgatgatgatgctggatGATGATGTGTGGGGTGTGAcgaagggtggtggtggtgtcggtTCCGCTGCCACCATGCCGTGGAAGCGACCGTCCAGCGCGACGGAGCAACAGGAACAGCGACGCTACAACGAAGCGGGTGGACGAAGCGGCCGAGGAATGGGGCCCGTGGTCGGTGGCACCAGCTTGGCCGGTTCGGACGGCGAGAAGGATCGGCGGTTTCGCAAGAAGAGTCGATCGCGCGCCGACCGGAAGGAGATGGAGATGCGCACGAACTACGCCACGATGCGGTACCCGGTGCGATCGAAGGAGGATTACTTCGATTTCGACGCACCGGAGGGTGGCCGGGTTGGCGCTGGCGtagacgacgatgacgatgaggaCGATGAGGATGAGGTGCCGGCCGGTAAGCTGACGCTGCTGGACGACCCGCTGGATGAGGGTCCGGCTTATTATGGGCCCGGCCGGAGAGTGCCCCCTGGGGGACCGTTGCCGCCCGGCGTGGGCGGTGCGTACTACGGCAAATCGTCCACACCGCGCCAGGAGGGGCGCAGCCTGAACGATGCGCTGATCGCACAAGAAGCGAAGAAGATGGCCCGGTACGAGTACGAAGAGGAGGCCCTTCGCCGCATGAAGAAAAGCAATAGCCGGGACCTGTACTTCGAGGGCGGCAGTgggggcggtggcggcggcggcagtggtTATGGTAGCGTAACGCCACCGAAAAGCGCCGCCCAAAAGCAGCACAGCGTGGCGCCAGCCGGCCGTACGCCGCTCGACTTTGAGTTTGAGGAGTACGCGGATCCGGCTGGGCCGCCGGCCGGAGGCGATGGGTTCGAGAGCGATTTTAACTCGCCGCCTACTGGCGGCACTGGTGGTGGCGGTCCCGGTGGCGCAGGGGGAAGAAGTGACGTGCCGAAGTCGTACCGCTTTTCGAGCGATTTCTCCAATGAAAAGGAGCGCGCCCATTACGCACACGATCCGCCGCCGCCCGGTGGCTACCATCGGCCGCAGCAGCATTACAAAGCTCATGCCAGTTCCGGTGCCGGGTATGCCGATACGGGCGACTATCCTCAGCAAGCGCCAGCCTCATCGTCTGCAACACCGCCACCCGgacatcaccatcagcatcatcagcatcatcgggAGCAGACAGCAGCAGTGGGCAGTGGGTCGAAGCTGCGGTTCAACGAGAATGTTACCGTGTCGAAGTTTGACGCGGAAGCAACCACCATGTTCGAGGACGATTTTGCCGGCCGGTCCGATGCGGAGCAGGATcccgacgacggtcagcagcagcagcagcagggttgGTCCACAGCACGTATCACCACCAGTCCCGGTCCGGCAGCCGCACCAGCGACAAGCAATAACGGTAGCAACAAGAAGATATTAAAAACCTCTAGTCAAGCGGGgcaccatcaacagcagcaccagcagcaccagcaacagcagctatTTAATCAGGATAATATTCGCAAATCGGACAG encodes the following:
- the LOC1277125 gene encoding protein disabled isoform X3, producing the protein MHPLNRNEPGRFFGDGVSFKAKLIGILEVGEARGDRMCQEALQDLKMAIRAAGEHKQRITIHVTIDGLRLRDEKTGDSLYHHPVHKISFIAQDMTDSRAFGYIFGSPDSGHRFFGIKTDKAASQVVLAMRDLFQVVFELKKKEIELARQHIQSKITAHEHQAVSASLVAKSGGSTLDSSGGGGGAGGSSSSYGKNHSSETALGALAAVGSSMGAGSSGAMKMVAGKSEKSPESVADLVDLEQELSCIQRGITQMERITPSEGPGKSVLDDDPFGDSFANIPPSYNLLPPPESSKRHQKQTHRSTENLPTMESSPNVSSTPPPMPAPPIPTQPSAGAAAGGGATTLTGSSSSQPSGGTSNSNNNTSNSNNPPPSQGAAGGSTLTSSNSVQNDDWLNSPPNTSRFDPEPARYSDEPKNPEDTGKTPQTSAAAQPSSYTDVFTDLDPLGTGKIKPYIDKKFFFQELKNPPKKVLKDLSGKESTFNANFASEDGLLQQSVGGSASLNASNISTLASGSGDLFKASFDEAQSSLKNANSSAEAGSSGAGDGGGQAGGGAGTGMPLIESLVGGGSSAPADPFMEDDDFSKLQLDPFEVHFSRNASPRNAGGQQEGGRPSDSEEPSNNKPTTEAKDGTVYNGPLQVNLPPESWASYISQKRLERQSSEASAAAQTGQTGGPNAHRNRPAASSVFKQNTVDVISSLSSSSKKMKPNLFGQKFSKRDSNSINMRRLQESDSLSETEMAPEPPPRPDSGSHIEPPPLPPKKQFADIVIRPSPRSSSSSSSHANAGGAGSGSLSGHGPRERYDYVGSKYDSSRPPSGGDRAGSDAPPLPLPSRKVGRTAGETVGPGRPQKKCTDEDDYLAPIGKIDIPTLLPPPQRKDASKTTRTTRKQSETDPRNLDEPTPPPSSKSPTGSGAGHFAKELDQHHHQQQQQSVTASSFLPDITLSQLLTLGIDELAAKLNVPVSKLSTMTLVELTTYLSEFIENSKYPTAPAPAPPPSAAPSWATSSSISQDNTAGRDGSVSESPVFKVNFDDSNDAMFVAKFDDNFGEDERPARGPDRTSTFVANFDHLNLQPTGGSGSHPSSAPVVDKYAVFREIIEQEIGPEGAGSVDAAPEQDQEQRTGPNDRSDSLDLQKEVASEMNRLSPAFMGGETANVGSSPLPMHSFGGSSASPLTTGPPLTKIDTKITEVISQAKDRYAALRDIILVEDLFEKPAAPMARMESSSFEDRELDDDAKFEANFDDMEPAVVQQQQQENTSPEINISDADMNEDEMQQQRQLETGQDGGVAFRGAVTPREDLEIDELMQKAVSNLSLHSNEQLSPAPTGSASTQLGQGLKGSPLLQHSATSPYRPTNMSTSTTLLNDMIGPKAKSPTTSSTMVQYETLSLGPSGRSGGGGLSDMSTSPIPPLGPKSSSSSGTGMAKSPILKPSPMSRRSDEGGRGKPTPAPRGQSSSDKRSSGSMSDGDGESSPEGDNNEEGKLSRMTPTNANESWAVFDQPEPPLHHPSKRQDMRPDTVRGDSGRRSGDKNGPDSPCSSDPKDEWTKADLRDYNRRWPSKGHTSSSSRDVSPWDEEGPDYRKRSSMHPSGGGGDPSMRHHHPTSGERYHHPRMPPRRINSNDEDYDEELVKERGQQRRRMKSGVGSRSRDNFEDEHWYHDHHAGPTWSSPTEDEDVRGPPGERGERGSRSFDRNAYERSTYGPPYEKREPKSLPPAYDRREYGKGYDKRKYYREREPSRGGSGGRYDYDPYGGDGGYGGRRGADYDEGVVYERPSRDSRAAREYFYERERKSFDRESNESYDSRERQRSFGSGDIYGSLDSRAEYRERDRYLSLDKSRSLRRGMRNAGSARLDQELDQDSEGDLIGGMMGGSGRSGGGLRDAGGNSLHRSSQNIGRGGGGGGSKQQQQQQMMMMLDDDVWGVTKGGGGVGSAATMPWKRPSSATEQQEQRRYNEAGGRSGRGMGPVVGGTSLAGSDGEKDRRFRKKSRSRADRKEMEMRTNYATMRYPVRSKEDYFDFDAPEGGRVGAGVDDDDDEDDEDEVPAGKLTLLDDPLDEGPAYYGPGRRVPPGGPLPPGVGGAYYGKSSTPRQEGRSLNDALIAQEAKKMARYEYEEEALRRMKKSNSRDLYFEGGSGGGGGGGSGYGSVTPPKSAAQKQHSVAPAGRTPLDFEFEEYADPAGPPAGGDGFESDFNSPPTGGTGGGGPGGAGGRSDVPKSYRFSSDFSNEKERAHYAHDPPPPGGYHRPQQHYKAHASSGAGYADTGDYPQQAPASSSATPPPGHHHQHHQHHREQTAAVGSGSKLRFNENVTVSKFDAEATTMFEDDFAGRSDAEQDPDDGQQQQQQGWSTARITTSPGPAAAPATSNNGSNKKILKTSSQAGHHQQQHQQHQQQQLFNQDNIRKSDSINIFAKKVDDPFEDDDFFASSGGGGRGDPFGGSGAGNGADAAHHGGGATATGAGAGGWDKNFANFDDNI
- the LOC1277125 gene encoding protein disabled isoform X1, which produces MRNSTRSSDRGLLRHRNEPGRFFGDGVSFKAKLIGILEVGEARGDRMCQEALQDLKMAIRAAGEHKQRITIHVTIDGLRLRDEKTGDSLYHHPVHKISFIAQDMTDSRAFGYIFGSPDSGHRFFGIKTDKAASQVVLAMRDLFQVVFELKKKEIELARQHIQSKITAHEHQAVSASLVAKSGGSTLDSSGGGGGAGGSSSSYGKNHSSETALGALAAVGSSMGAGSSGAMKMVAGKSEKSPESVADLVDLEQELSCIQRGITQMERITPSEGPGKSVLDDDPFGDSFANIPPSYNLLPPPESSKRHQKQTHRSTENLPTMESSPNVSSTPPPMPAPPIPTQPSAGAAAGGGATTLTGSSSSQPSGGTSNSNNNTSNSNNPPPSQGAAGGSTLTSSNSVQNDDWLNSPPNTSRFDPEPARYSDEPKNPEDTGKTPQTSAAAQPSSYTDVFTDLDPLGTGKIKPYIDKKFFFQELKNPPKKVLKDLSGKESTFNANFASEDGLLQQSVGGSASLNASNISTLASGSGDLFKASFDEAQSSLKNANSSAEAGSSGAGDGGGQAGGGAGTGMPLIESLVGGGSSAPADPFMEDDDFSKLQLDPFEVHFSRNASPRNAGGQQEGGRPSDSEEPSNNKPTTEAKDGTVYNGPLQVNLPPESWASYISQKRLERQSSEASAAAQTGQTGGPNAHRNRPAASSVFKQNTVDVISSLSSSSKKMKPNLFGQKFSKRDSNSINMRRLQESDSLSETEMAPEPPPRPDSGSHIEPPPLPPKKQFADIVIRPSPRSSSSSSSHANAGGAGSGSLSGHGPRERYDYVGSKYDSSRPPSGGDRAGSDAPPLPLPSRKVGRTAGETVGPGRPQKKCTDEDDYLAPIGKIDIPTLLPPPQRKDASKTTRTTRKQSETDPRNLDEPTPPPSSKSPTGSGAGHFAKELDQHHHQQQQQSVTASSFLPDITLSQLLTLGIDELAAKLNVPVSKLSTMTLVELTTYLSEFIENSKYPTAPAPAPPPSAAPSWATSSSISQDNTAGRDGSVSESPVFKVNFDDSNDAMFVAKFDDNFGEDERPARGPDRTSTFVANFDHLNLQPTGGSGSHPSSAPVVDKYAVFREIIEQEIGPEGAGSVDAAPEQDQEQRTGPNDRSDSLDLQKEVASEMNRLSPAFMGGETANVGSSPLPMHSFGGSSASPLTTGPPLTKIDTKITEVISQAKDRYAALRDIILVEDLFEKPAAPMARMESSSFEDRELDDDAKFEANFDDMEPAVVQQQQQENTSPEINISDADMNEDEMQQQRQLETGQDGGVAFRGAVTPREDLEIDELMQKAVSNLSLHSNEQLSPAPTGSASTQLGQGLKGSPLLQHSATSPYRPTNMSTSTTLLNDMIGPKAKSPTTSSTMVQYETLSLGPSGRSGGGGLSDMSTSPIPPLGPKSSSSSGTGMAKSPILKPSPMSRRSDEGGRGKPTPAPRGQSSSDKRSSGSMSDGDGESSPEGDNNEEGKLSRMTPTNANESWAVFDQPEPPLHHPSKRQDMRPDTVRGDSGRRSGDKNGPDSPCSSDPKDEWTKADLRDYNRRWPSKGHTSSSSRDVSPWDEEGPDYRKRSSMHPSGGGGDPSMRHHHPTSGERYHHPRMPPRRINSNDEDYDEELVKERGQQRRRMKSGVGSRSRDNFEDEHWYHDHHAGPTWSSPTEDEDVRGPPGERGERGSRSFDRNAYERSTYGPPYEKREPKSLPPAYDRREYGKGYDKRKYYREREPSRGGSGGRYDYDPYGGDGGYGGRRGADYDEGVVYERPSRDSRAAREYFYERERKSFDRESNESYDSRERQRSFGSGDIYGSLDSRAEYRERDRYLSLDKSRSLRRGMRNAGSARLDQELDQDSEGDLIGGMMGGSGRSGGGLRDAGGNSLHRSSQNIGRGGGGGGSKQQQQQQMMMMLDDDVWGVTKGGGGVGSAATMPWKRPSSATEQQEQRRYNEAGGRSGRGMGPVVGGTSLAGSDGEKDRRFRKKSRSRADRKEMEMRTNYATMRYPVRSKEDYFDFDAPEGGRVGAGVDDDDDEDDEDEVPAGKLTLLDDPLDEGPAYYGPGRRVPPGGPLPPGVGGAYYGKSSTPRQEGRSLNDALIAQEAKKMARYEYEEEALRRMKKSNSRDLYFEGGSGGGGGGGSGYGSVTPPKSAAQKQHSVAPAGRTPLDFEFEEYADPAGPPAGGDGFESDFNSPPTGGTGGGGPGGAGGRSDVPKSYRFSSDFSNEKERAHYAHDPPPPGGYHRPQQHYKAHASSGAGYADTGDYPQQAPASSSATPPPGHHHQHHQHHREQTAAVGSGSKLRFNENVTVSKFDAEATTMFEDDFAGRSDAEQDPDDGQQQQQQGWSTARITTSPGPAAAPATSNNGSNKKILKTSSQAGHHQQQHQQHQQQQLFNQDNIRKSDSINIFAKKVDDPFEDDDFFASSGGGGRGDPFGGSGAGNGADAAHHGGGATATGAGAGGWDKNFANFDDNI
- the LOC1277125 gene encoding protein disabled isoform X2 — translated: MQTIRKKTSPLKYRNEPGRFFGDGVSFKAKLIGILEVGEARGDRMCQEALQDLKMAIRAAGEHKQRITIHVTIDGLRLRDEKTGDSLYHHPVHKISFIAQDMTDSRAFGYIFGSPDSGHRFFGIKTDKAASQVVLAMRDLFQVVFELKKKEIELARQHIQSKITAHEHQAVSASLVAKSGGSTLDSSGGGGGAGGSSSSYGKNHSSETALGALAAVGSSMGAGSSGAMKMVAGKSEKSPESVADLVDLEQELSCIQRGITQMERITPSEGPGKSVLDDDPFGDSFANIPPSYNLLPPPESSKRHQKQTHRSTENLPTMESSPNVSSTPPPMPAPPIPTQPSAGAAAGGGATTLTGSSSSQPSGGTSNSNNNTSNSNNPPPSQGAAGGSTLTSSNSVQNDDWLNSPPNTSRFDPEPARYSDEPKNPEDTGKTPQTSAAAQPSSYTDVFTDLDPLGTGKIKPYIDKKFFFQELKNPPKKVLKDLSGKESTFNANFASEDGLLQQSVGGSASLNASNISTLASGSGDLFKASFDEAQSSLKNANSSAEAGSSGAGDGGGQAGGGAGTGMPLIESLVGGGSSAPADPFMEDDDFSKLQLDPFEVHFSRNASPRNAGGQQEGGRPSDSEEPSNNKPTTEAKDGTVYNGPLQVNLPPESWASYISQKRLERQSSEASAAAQTGQTGGPNAHRNRPAASSVFKQNTVDVISSLSSSSKKMKPNLFGQKFSKRDSNSINMRRLQESDSLSETEMAPEPPPRPDSGSHIEPPPLPPKKQFADIVIRPSPRSSSSSSSHANAGGAGSGSLSGHGPRERYDYVGSKYDSSRPPSGGDRAGSDAPPLPLPSRKVGRTAGETVGPGRPQKKCTDEDDYLAPIGKIDIPTLLPPPQRKDASKTTRTTRKQSETDPRNLDEPTPPPSSKSPTGSGAGHFAKELDQHHHQQQQQSVTASSFLPDITLSQLLTLGIDELAAKLNVPVSKLSTMTLVELTTYLSEFIENSKYPTAPAPAPPPSAAPSWATSSSISQDNTAGRDGSVSESPVFKVNFDDSNDAMFVAKFDDNFGEDERPARGPDRTSTFVANFDHLNLQPTGGSGSHPSSAPVVDKYAVFREIIEQEIGPEGAGSVDAAPEQDQEQRTGPNDRSDSLDLQKEVASEMNRLSPAFMGGETANVGSSPLPMHSFGGSSASPLTTGPPLTKIDTKITEVISQAKDRYAALRDIILVEDLFEKPAAPMARMESSSFEDRELDDDAKFEANFDDMEPAVVQQQQQENTSPEINISDADMNEDEMQQQRQLETGQDGGVAFRGAVTPREDLEIDELMQKAVSNLSLHSNEQLSPAPTGSASTQLGQGLKGSPLLQHSATSPYRPTNMSTSTTLLNDMIGPKAKSPTTSSTMVQYETLSLGPSGRSGGGGLSDMSTSPIPPLGPKSSSSSGTGMAKSPILKPSPMSRRSDEGGRGKPTPAPRGQSSSDKRSSGSMSDGDGESSPEGDNNEEGKLSRMTPTNANESWAVFDQPEPPLHHPSKRQDMRPDTVRGDSGRRSGDKNGPDSPCSSDPKDEWTKADLRDYNRRWPSKGHTSSSSRDVSPWDEEGPDYRKRSSMHPSGGGGDPSMRHHHPTSGERYHHPRMPPRRINSNDEDYDEELVKERGQQRRRMKSGVGSRSRDNFEDEHWYHDHHAGPTWSSPTEDEDVRGPPGERGERGSRSFDRNAYERSTYGPPYEKREPKSLPPAYDRREYGKGYDKRKYYREREPSRGGSGGRYDYDPYGGDGGYGGRRGADYDEGVVYERPSRDSRAAREYFYERERKSFDRESNESYDSRERQRSFGSGDIYGSLDSRAEYRERDRYLSLDKSRSLRRGMRNAGSARLDQELDQDSEGDLIGGMMGGSGRSGGGLRDAGGNSLHRSSQNIGRGGGGGGSKQQQQQQMMMMLDDDVWGVTKGGGGVGSAATMPWKRPSSATEQQEQRRYNEAGGRSGRGMGPVVGGTSLAGSDGEKDRRFRKKSRSRADRKEMEMRTNYATMRYPVRSKEDYFDFDAPEGGRVGAGVDDDDDEDDEDEVPAGKLTLLDDPLDEGPAYYGPGRRVPPGGPLPPGVGGAYYGKSSTPRQEGRSLNDALIAQEAKKMARYEYEEEALRRMKKSNSRDLYFEGGSGGGGGGGSGYGSVTPPKSAAQKQHSVAPAGRTPLDFEFEEYADPAGPPAGGDGFESDFNSPPTGGTGGGGPGGAGGRSDVPKSYRFSSDFSNEKERAHYAHDPPPPGGYHRPQQHYKAHASSGAGYADTGDYPQQAPASSSATPPPGHHHQHHQHHREQTAAVGSGSKLRFNENVTVSKFDAEATTMFEDDFAGRSDAEQDPDDGQQQQQQGWSTARITTSPGPAAAPATSNNGSNKKILKTSSQAGHHQQQHQQHQQQQLFNQDNIRKSDSINIFAKKVDDPFEDDDFFASSGGGGRGDPFGGSGAGNGADAAHHGGGATATGAGAGGWDKNFANFDDNI